The Apium graveolens cultivar Ventura chromosome 6, ASM990537v1, whole genome shotgun sequence genome contains a region encoding:
- the LOC141664112 gene encoding uncharacterized protein LOC141664112 yields MGADGASRFYLKLAPGLNHSSVYEITNCVVVEDDSAKIVELNECRDLWRFGRWPANVVLIIFLMVLPFFIHSIVNQIYGEIEHFGVGVFLMIPLVSIINFITWLNNRIQSNKFTEIF; encoded by the exons ATGGGAGCTGATGGTGCATCAAGATTCTACTTGAAACTCGCTCCAGGACTGAATCATTCAAGTGTCTATGAGATAACAAATTGTGTTGTTGTTGAAGATGATTCTGCTAAAATTGTTGAG TTAAATGAATGTCGAGATTTGTGGCGTTTTGGGAGGTGGCCAGCTAATGTTGTCCTAATTATTTTCTTAATGGTGCTTCCGTTCTTCATTCATTCAATAGTCAATCAGATATATG GGGAAATTGAACATTTTGGTGTTGG GGTGTTTCTAATGATTCCGCTAGTTAGTATTATCAACTTCATTACGTGGCTAAACAATCGCATTCAGTCAAACAAATTTACTGAGATATT CTGA